From Coffea arabica cultivar ET-39 chromosome 2e, Coffea Arabica ET-39 HiFi, whole genome shotgun sequence, the proteins below share one genomic window:
- the LOC113732535 gene encoding DNA-directed RNA polymerase V subunit 1, which produces MEESPTSTSFGGKITRISFSLATQQEICKSSISDCAITHASQLSNPFLGLPLEAGKCESCGASEPGQCEGHFGYIELPIPIYHPDHVRELKRLLSLLCLKCLKIRNRKFQVKNVGVLERMLSSCCEEASQVAINEVRNPDGALYLELKVPSKIRLQGNVWSFLEKYGYRYDKNPRPLLASEVMAMLRRLSSDTKKKLSAKGYFPQDGYILQYLPVPPNCLSVPDISDGTNVMSKDHSLSLLKRALKQIEVIKNSRSGMPNFESHQIEANDLQISVAQYFEFRGTGKASRDVDPRFGVSKESNTSSTKAWLEKMKTLFIRKGSGFSSRSVITGDPYKGVNEIGLPFEIAQRITFEERVSQHNMNYLQKLVDEKLCLTYRDGMSTYSLREGSKGHTFLRPGQVVHRRIMDGDMVFINRPPTTHKHSLQALSVYIHDDHTVKINPLICGPLSADFDGDCIHLFYPQSLAARSEVLELFSVEKQLLSSHTGNFNLQLATDSLLSLKLMFKKYFFDRVAAEQLAMFVPAALPMPAVVKYRSSGPFWTVLQLLQTALPASFECSGERYLTYSSELVKLDFNRDLLQSTFIDVITSIFFSKGPEEVLRFFNFLTPLLMENLYSEGFSVCLEDFYIPKAIIEGVQQSLQDVSPLLYHMRSTQSESIKLQLENFLRGVKSPVSNFVLKSSAMGYLIDSKSESALNKVVQQIGFLGMQISDKGKFYSSTLVNDLAQLFKKKYPSSGHYPSEEYGLVRSCLFYGLDPYQEMVHSISSREVIVRSTRGLTEPGTLFKNLMAILRDVVICYDGTVRNMCSNSIIQFEYGMNHGISFQSEFGAGEPVGVLAATAMSNPAYKAVLDSSPSSNSAWEMMKEILLCGVNFKNEVSDRRVILYLNDCGCGRKYCRENAAYVVKNQLRKVSLKDVAFELLIEYRQQYSVYESSQTDTGLVGHIHLNEAMMNSSNITMNEILSKCEERIISYQKRKKVGFKFKGVLLGVSDDCSFRQSSARKLAETPCLKFISRDASDYQLEQRSHVLAETICPALLETVIKGDPRVSTVNIIWISPDTSTWISSQCKSQRGELALDVVLEKDAVKQTGDAWRVVMDACLPVTQLIDTNRSIPYAIKQVQELLGISCAFEQAVRRLSTSVMLVTKGVLKDHLVLLANSMTCAGNLIGFNIGGIKALSRSLDVQVPFTEATLSAPRKCFERAAEKCHVDSLSSVVGSCSWGKHVAVGTGSPFDILLDTKKVELNQPAGIDVYDFLQLVRGSSGGDETNTTCLGAEIENLDLEDEAMTFDLSPVRDSDQPTFEDRHELENNLANPRSKESIQRELGWERDSPQTAELGGGWEKASKAQNTSANVLVSDSAWTSWGGGTVGKEDNFSKMAKEDSRSFTDWNSTQPGSLKQSGSSSAWGKMVDNERDSSFAAEPRSSWEQAADKSGNVWTGKKVSDSAWSGWGSSPVDKEARFSNGVQKNSPKYGEWGAKEPQSTGEQSESSPAWKKIDSLGNLPLTAKASGGWDQKFDKDQRHAAQTTALDPDWSSWNNCEPVERDSFSKRVQERSSSDGEWGKKSQDTAKQSGSSFGWGKKFEAGSNSPLTTNGSASCGSGGWELALDKAQRLVSQATVSDPTWSSWGSGETNKEEIILNSGQGDTSNDHKWGAKESESTGKQSGFSSGWGTKASSNENKTDENKDPATVTTENYSDWSKMNTDAVQGERSLPTNSEEGSWRSGGAVGIDIDGERNKSTGTHAWENKKDAHSQRGPRKWFKGNGNESSRGWGSPSNGDWRNQRNRPAKAVDNVGASGTFTLTKQRLDSFTAEEQDILSDFEQMMQTIRRIIHQTGYNDGDPLSADDQSYVVDNVLNYHPEKVLKIGAGIKYIMVSKHASFQESRCFYVVSTDDHKQDFSYRKSLENFARIKYPDKADAFLAKYFSRKPPRPGWSRDHASTPDEAGSRQEQ; this is translated from the exons ATGGAAGAAAGCCCAACCTCGACTTCATTTGGTGGGAAAATAACCAGAATTTCATTTAGTTTAGCAACTCAGCAAGAAATT TGCAAATCATCTATCAGTGACTGTGCCATAACGCATGCTAGCCAGCTTTCAAATCCTTTtcttgggttgccacttgaagctggaaaatgtgaaTCCTGTGGTGCTTCTGAGCCTGGGCAGTGTGAAG GTCATTTTGGCTACATTGAGCTACCAATTCCTATATATCATCCTGATCATGTTCGTGAGTTGAAGAGATTGTTGAGCTTGCTGTGCTTGAAGTGCTTGAAGATTAGAAACAGGAAG TTTCAGGTCAAGAATGTTGGTGTCCTGGAAAGGATGTTATCCTCATGTTGTGAG GAGGCTTCGCAAGTGGCAATAAATGAGGTTAGAAATCCAGATGGTGCATTATACCTGGAACTGAAAGTACCATCGAAAATAAGACTGCAGGGAAATGTTTGGAGTTTCTTGGAAAAGTATGGATATCGTTATGATAAGAACCCTCGACCATTGCTTGCTTCTGAG GTTATGGCTATGCTGAGAAGATTATCTTCAGACACAAAAAAGAAGCTTTCAGCTAAAGGATACTTTCCACAAGATGGATACATTCTTCAGTACTTGCCCGTTCCTCCAAACTGTTTGTCTGTGCCTGACATTTCTGATGGAACTAACGTTATGTCTAAG GATCATTCATTGTCTTTGCTGAAAAGAGCGCTGAAACAAATAGAGGTCATAAAAAATTCAAGGTCTGGGATGCCCAATTTTGAGTCTCATCAGATTGAAGCTAATGATTTACAGATTTCTGTTGCGCAATATTTTGAGTTCCGTGGCACTGGAAAG GCTTCTCGTGATGTTGACCCTCGTTTTGGAGTCAGCAAAGAGTCCAATACTTCATCTACTAAAGCATGGTtagagaaaatgaaaaccttATTCATCAGGAAGGGTTCAGGGTTTTCATCCCGTAGTGTTATAACTGGGGACCCATATAAAGGGGTGAATGAAATTGGTTTACCATTCGAAATAGCTCAGAGAATCACCTTTGAAGAGAGAGTCAGTCAGCACAACATGAACTACCTACAGAAATTGGTTGATGAAAAGTTGTGCTTAACATATAGGGATGGGATGTCTACCTATTCCCTAAGAGAAGGTTCGAAGGGTCATACTTTTTTAAGACCAGgtcaagttgtacacagaagGATTATGGATGGGGATATGGTTTTCATAAATAGGCCACCAACAACCCACAAGCATTCCTTGCAAGCGCTGTCAGTATATATTCATGATGACCACACAGTGAAAATCAATCCCCTTATATGTGGTCCCCTTAGTGCTGATTTTGATGGTGACTGTATCCATCTATTTTATCCCCAGTCCCTTGCAGCAAGATCTGAGGTCTTAGAGTTATTTTCTGTTGAAAAACAGTTGCTTAGCTCTCACACTGGAAACTTCAACTTGCAGTTGGCAACTGATTCcttgttatctctgaagttaatgttcAAAAAGTATTTCTTTGATAGAGTAGCTGCTGAGCAATTAGCAATGTTTGTTCCAGCTGCATTGCCTATGCCTGCTGTAGTCAAGTATCGTAGTTCTGGTCCTTTTTGGACAGTTTTGCAGTTGTTACAGACTGCATTACCTGCTTCCTTTGAGTGTAGTGGAGAAAGATACTTGACTTACAGTAGCGAattggtcaaacttgattttaatagggATCTATTGCAGTCTACTTTTATTGATGTTATTACATCTATTTTCTTCTCAAAAGGTCCTGAGGAGGTGTTAAGATTCTTCAATTTTTTGACACCCTTGTTGATGGAAAATCTGTATTCCGAGGGGTTTAGTGTGTGTTTGGAGGATTTTTATATCCCAAAGGCTATTATTGAGGGTGTCCAGCAAAGTCTTCAAGATGTTTCACCCTTGCTATATCATATGCGCTCAACTCAAAGTGAATCAATAAAATTACAGCTTGAAAATTTCTTGCGTGGCGTAAAATCTCCTGTTTCAAATTTTGTTCTTAAATCATCTGCAATGGGGTATCTGATTGACTCTAAAAGTGAGTCAGCTCTGAATAAGGTAGTCCAGCAAATTGGATTTTTGGGGATGCAGATATCAGACAAGGGGAAATTTTATTCCAGCACATTGGTAAATGACCTGGCACAGCTCTTTAAGAAAAAGTATCCTTCTAGTGGTCACTATCCTTCTGAAGAATACGGTCTAGTTCGGAGCTGTCTCTTTTATGGACTGGACCCATATCAAGAGATGGTTCATTCAATCTCTAGTAGGGAAGTTATTGTTCGTTCAACCAGAGGATTAACAGAACCAGGAACACTTTTCAAGAACCTTATGGCAATCCTCCGTGATGTCGTCATTTGTTATGATGGCACGGTCAGAAATATGTGCAGCAATTCAATCATCCAGTTTGAGTATGGAATGAACCACGGGATTTCCTTCCAAAGTGAGTTTGGTGCTGGTGAACCTGTTGGAGTATTGGCTGCAACTGCCATGTCCAATCCTGCATACAAAGCAGTCTTAGATTCTTCTCCAAGTAGTAACTCTGCTTGGGAGATGATGAAG GAGATATTGCTCTGTGGAGTCAACTTCAAAAATGAAGTTTCTGACCGCCGCGTGATACTTTATCTGAATGATTGTGGTTGTGGGAGAAAGTATTGCAGAGAAAATGCTGCATATGTTGTCAAAAATCAGTTGAGGAAAGTCAGTCTCAAGGATGTTGCATTTGAACTCTTGATAGA GTATAGACAACAATATTCAGTGTATGAGAGCTCTCAAACTGATACTGGCCTTGTAGGTCATATTCATCTCAATGAG GCAATGATGAACAGTTCAAATATTACCATGAATGAGATTCTATCTAAATGTGAAGAAAGAATCATTTCCTACCAGAAGAGGAAAAAAGTTGGTTTTAAGTTCAAGGGAGTTCTTTTAGGAGTCAG TGATGATTGTTCTTTTCGGCAGTCTTCTGCAAGAAAGTTGGCAGAGACTCCATGCTTGAAGTTTATCTCTCGAGATGCAAGTGACTATCAATTAGAGCAAAGATCTCATGTTCTTGCTGAAACAATTTGCCCAGCTTTGTTAGAAACTGTAATTAAAG GTGATCCAAGGGTTTCAACTGTTAATATAATCTGGATTAGCCCTGATACATCAACTTGGATTAGTAGCCAATGCAAGAGCCAAAGGGGTGAACTGGCTTTGGATGTTGTTCTTGAGAAGGATGCGGTGAAGCAGACTGGTGATGCTTGGAGGGTTGTGATGGATGCCTGTCTTCCTGTCACCCAGTTGATAGATACAAACCGCTCTATTCCATATGCCATCAAGCAAGTCCAAGAATTGCTTGGAATTTCTTGTGCATTTGAGCAAGCTGTTCGG CGCCTATCAACATCAGTAATGCTGGTTACAAAAGGTGTTCTCAAGGACCATCTTGTGTTACTGGCTAACAGTATGACATGTgctggtaacttaattggcttcaatatTGGAGGTATAAAAGCTTTGTCACGATCGCTAGATGTGCAAGTGCCTTTTACAGAAGCAACATTATCT GCTCCAAGGAAGTGTTTTGAGAGAGCTGCTGAAAAGTGCCATGTTGACTCTTTGTCAAGTGTCGTAGGGTCTTGCTCCTGGGGTAAACATGTAGCTGTTGGTACAGGATCACCATTCGATATTCTTTTGGACACGAAAAAG GTTGAACTCAACCAACCAGCTGGTATCGATGTGTATGATTTCCTTCAGTTGGTCAGAGGCAGCTCTGGCGGAGATGAAACAAACACCACTTGTCTTGGAGCAGAAATTGAGAATCTGGACTTGGAAGATGAAGCTATGACTTTTGACTTGTCTCCTGTTCGCGACTCTGATCAGCCAACTTTTGAAGATAGACATGAGCTTGAAAACAATTTAGCAAATCCAAGGTCCAAGGAGAGCATCCAGAGAGAATTGGGTTGGGAGAGGGATTCACCTCAGACTGCTGAACTAGGTGGTGGTTGGGAAAAGGCAAGCAAAGCCCAAAATACCAGTGCCAACGTGCTAGTGTCAGATTCTGCTTGGACTAGTTGGGGTGGTGGTACAGTAGGCAAGGAGGACAACTTCTCCAAGATGGCAAAAGAAGATTCACGCAGCTTTACTGACTGGAATTCTACACAACCTGGTAGTTTGAAGCAGTCAGGATCATCATCTGCGTGGGGgaaaatggttgataatgaAAGGGATTCGTCTTTTGCTGCTGAACCCCGTAGCAGCTGGGAGCAGGCAGCTGATAAATCTGGAAATGTTTGGACCGGTAAAAAAGTCTCAGATTCGGCTTGGTCCGGTTGGGGTAGTAGTCCAGTCGATAAGGAGGCCAGGTTCTCTAATGGCGTCCAAAAAAATTCTCCGAAGTATGGTGAGTGGGGTGCGAAGGAACCTCAAAGTACTGGCGAACAATCAGAATCTTCACCTGCCTGGAAGAAAATTGATTCTCTGGGGAATTTACCTTTAACTGCCAAAGCCAGTGGAGGTTGGGATCAGAAATTTGACAAGGACCAAAGGCATGCAGCCCAAACAACAGCACTGGATCCAGATTGGTCCAGTTGGAATAATTGTGAACCAGTTGAAAGAGATAGCTTTTCTAAGAGGGTTCAAGAAAGATCTTCCAGTGATGGTGAATGGGGCAAAAAATCTCAAGATACTGCCAAGCAGTCGGGATCTTCATTTGGTTGGGGGAAGAAGTTTGAGGCTGGGAGTAATTCACCTTTAACTACAAACGGGAGTGCTTCATGTGGTAGTGGAGGTTGGGAGCTGGCACTTGACAAAGCCCAAAGGCTTGTTTCCCAAGCAACAGTTAGTGATCCTACTTGGTCCAGTTGGGGATCTGGTGAAACAAACAAGGAAGAGATAATATTAAACAGTGGCCAAGGAGATACTTCCAATGATCATAAATGGGGTGCAAAGGAATCTGAAAGCACAGGGAAGCAGTCAGGATTTTCATCTGGTTGGGGGACAAAGGCGTCTTCTAATGAGAATAAGACAGATGAAAACAAGGACCCAGCTACAGTCACTACAGAAAATTATAGTGATTGGTCCAAGATGAACACTGATGCAGTTCAAGGTGAACGTAGCTTGCCTACAAATTCTGAAGAAGGTTCTTGGAGATCTGGTGGAGCAGTTGGAATTGACATTGATGGAGAGAGGAACAAATCTACTGGCACACACGCGTGGGAGAATAAGAAAGATGCACATTCTCAGAGGGGTCCACGGAAATGGTTTAAAGGGAATGGAAATGAAAGTTCTCGAGGTTGGGGTTCACCCAGTAACGGAGATTGGAGAAACCAAAGAAATCGTCCTGCTAAGGCTGTTGACAATGTTGGTGCAAGTGGAACTTTCACATTAACAAAGCAGCGGTTGGATTCTTTCACAGCAGAGGAACAGGACATTCTTTCGGATTTCGAACAGATGATGCAGACCATCAGGCGAATAATCCATCAGACTGG GTACAATGATGGTGATCCTCTATCTGCTGATGATCAGTCATATGTTGTAGATAATGTCCTCAATTATCATCCAGAGAAAGTATTGAAGATTGGTGCTGGAATCAAATATATAATG GTTTCTAAGCACGCAAGCTTTCAGGAGAGTAGGTGTTTTTATGTTGTCTCTACTGATGACCACAAGCAAGATTTTTCATATCGTAAAAGCCTGGAGAACTTTGCCAGGATAAAGTATCCTGACAAGGCTGATGCTTTCCTGGCAAAGTATTTCAGCAGAAAGCCTCCCCGTCCTGGTTGGAGCAGAGACCATGCTTCTACTCCAGATGAAGCTGGAAGTCGGCAAGAACAGTAG